In the genome of Mastomys coucha isolate ucsf_1 unplaced genomic scaffold, UCSF_Mcou_1 pScaffold21, whole genome shotgun sequence, the window aagtatttttattagatattttctttatttacatttcaaatgttattcccttttctggttttccctccaaaaccccccatcccttcccctctccccctgctcaccaacccacccagttctgcttccctatcctggcattcccctacactggggcaatgtgacttcacaagaccaaggacctctcctctcattggacatcctctgctacatatgtgactggagccatgggtccctccatgtatactctttggttggtggtttagtccctggagctctaggggtactagttggtttatattgctgttcctcctatggggctgcaaacccttcactccttgggtcctttatctagctcctccattggggaccctgtgttcagtccattggttggctgtgagtatctacttctgtatttgtcaggcactggcacagcctctcaggagaaagctttATCTgggtcctttcagcaagcacttgttggcatccacaatagtgcctgggtttggtaactgtatatgggatggatccccaggtagagccgtctctggatggcctttccttcagtctctgctccacactttgtctctgcatctcctcccatgggtttttgatcccccttctaaaaaggaccaaagtatccacactttggtcttccttcttcttgagctttatttggtctgtgaattgtatttttgggtattccaagcttttgggataatatccacttatcagtgagtgcataccatgtacattcttttgtgactgggttacctcactcaggatgatattttctagttccatccatttgcctaagaatttcatgaattcactgtctttaatagctgagtagtactccattgtgtaaatgtaattctcaactgaggaatacagagtggctgagaagcacctaaagaaatgttcaacatccttaatcatcagggaaatgcaaatcaaaagaaccctgagattctacctcacacaagtcaaaatagctaagatcaaaaactcaggtgacagcagatgctggccaggatgtatagaaagaggaacactcctctattgctggtgggattgcaagctggtacaaccactctggaaatcagtttggcagttcttcagaaaattagacataacactacttgaggacccagatatatcactcctgggcatatacccagaagatgctccaacatgctccactatggtcatagcagtcttatttataatatccagaaactggaaagaaccagatgtccctcaacagaggaatggatacaggaagtTTTAACATATTTCATTGGCTTTTCCTCCCAAATAAAATACCTTTCGATTCCTAAGTGTTCACATTTGGCAGTTATAAATTTTGACTGAAACACAGAAAATTCTAGATTTCATGAAGATAAGTGGGGCTGGAGGAGATGCAGGTGTATGGGCAACTGTTATCATGTGCTCAGGTATGTGTATCTCTCTCCACAGGTACTGATGGACATATCCCCACTGAACAGAACCTCTCTACACATGCTCTATATCATGATTATGATGAGGAGACACTTCACCTCTTTAACTTGACATAACATTGTAGTGTGGCAAACCTGCCCTTTGCCCACTTTACCATCTAGAGGGTCTGTTTGGGTTTAGTGTCTGATGTTTATTCACAATAATAAATGCAATGAATTTGTTGGTGTTGACATTTCTGCATTCTCTTACTGTGCCCTCAAATATGATTAACCTTCAACTCAGCAAATGAAGCATCTAATTTATCAGAATAAAATTAGCTAGAGGGCAGATTAAGAAGAGGGAATCACCAAATGTGGTTCCTAAGTACTCCAGAACAGGAAGTCAGTGaggtttccctctccctttctttctctccttccttccctctctccctatacctctctttcccttcctctctcttctcacacTTTGCTCCCTTACCTACTCTTTCCCTGTTTCCTACATTTTGTGGGCAGAATTAGGCTTTCTTCTAGACTGCAATTGAATGCATTTCCTGTACAATACAATCCCAGGTTTACTCTTAAGTCCACCTCTCATATTTGACTATGAATGGCCTGAAACCAAGACCATTATCTTGTTAACTCTGCAGATCCCAAAGTCAAATATCCCAACTGATATCCAGACATTGTTGTTAAATATTGAATGCTCACTTAGATTTCGTTTAATTCACATTTTAATCTTGATGTTATTTCTTCAGGTTTGtagatattatttataatagaaaaagaaataggaaaaatgtgcacacacactagaaaaaagttaaaaatgcaactattcatttttattttcaaatcagaaataaagaaagatgcccttattttttttcttagtaaacATTGAGTATTTTTGGTTAGATTTTCTGTGAAACTTTTGGTTGTGCTTAGTAGGGAAGAAAGGTATTTCATCTTGACATGTCTATGTCAAGTGATCTGCCATATGCTTAAATGCAAACACAAAACTATACAAATGAAATGTGGGATTACATAAAGACCTTATTTGGAGGCCAATATCTTCTTTGCTCTTGGAGTCTTCATAACAGGTGACTTGTCTTCATGTGCTTATGAATAAAATAGATGCCGTAAAGTCCCATGCCACATGCACAGAATAAAATCTCAGGTATTAACCAGTACCTCCTGCAGCCAAGTAACCGAGATTAGAAGAAATGTTGCCCATTGGCTCCACTATGATCTTATGAAACATTCTTCTAGGTTTTTGAGAAAATATCTGGGGTTCTTTGATCACTACATAAATTGGAATTTATAGGTCTGAGCTTTGGCTGAAGCTAAATCAAGAGGATGTTACTGAACCCAGCCAGTTAGTATGGTTTTCATAGTTGCTGATTAACCAACACACGTTTTAAGATATTAATCATTGCTGTCACACAGAAAATGGCTTTTCTAAATCATGTTACAGACTGATCTTCTGCTATATAATCTCCACTTAATTCTTATGAAGTCAGTATTTTCTCATATGCAGGATTACAAAGTGACTCTGAAGATAAACTGGATTTattctttgagtcctgagacaggaaaatcacattctagaaaaaagaaaatataccaagTGTCAGACTTTACTCAGATTTAACTGAATAAATGTGAAGCTATTTACCTCCAGCTATGGGTAAATAGATATAGttataaatataatttccttTGAAGTTTTACATAGGCTTCATCTTTATTTAAAGATGAGAACAGTTCTCCATTAACTTCTCAAAACTATTTCATGTTCATCATATACTattcattcaaaatatataataatacttTGGCTGATGAAAAGTGTTCAGTTGAGCTAAGCTCTGTGTGACTTGATTTAACATTTCCTTTGTATCTTTGAGGTAAGGAAGATTTTTAAGATCTCAAAGATGGCTAAATACATTAAGTGTACAACTAGGCATTGCCAAGTTAAGGCTGTTAGAGAATAGTTACTCTTAGAAAAGTTGTCCTGATTAGAAGGGAAGGAGCTGTGTTCTAGTTTGAGTGAACAGTATAGTCAGGAATTCCTGACTACAGACAAATTCAGTGTACTGCCAACAGATACATTTAACTTCCTCAAACCTATGATTGTTTGTCTAGGAAAAAAGAACCATGATATATATGATGTACAACTATTTCTTGTCCAGGTATCCCTCATCATCCAtacttctgtctcctctctccattATCTATTGAGGACCCTCACTATGAAAAAAGCCACATAGTATACATTTCAAGATGGCTGATTATTCTGTCTGATATCTTTAGTGGTGTTGACTAATATATCCCAGAGGAACACCAGGCAAGTTTCAAGAGGTCTCTAGCATACTTACCccagagaaagcagagcagaTCTGTTTCCACCACAGCAAGGCAGTGAGGATAGCCAGGCCAAGCTCCAACACACTGCTGATCAGCATCAGTGAAAAGACTCCCTAAATTCAGGAGAAGAGAGGTCGGTGTGACTGAGTCAGCTGAATCCCTCATACCTTGGTGGAAGGTGACTGTAAAGACGAAACCATCTTCACCATCAGAGACACcatcaggaaaggaaaggatCCTCCCAAGCCTACAAATGGGCTAGATTGATACCTGGTCCCTTCATTCCTTGGAGGAAGTAGGTGAACAGAAGAAACTAAATCAACAAAGCCATTTTCTGCCATTTCTCACCCTTCCTGGGCATGGATCCTTACTATACAGTTCACTCAATGAGGAGACAGACAGTAGTGACCCCAAGTCAGAGTCCACAGCTCCTGCTCTTGGCTCTTTTCTGCTGTTTAATGTGGGGCTAGGCACATCTTTGATTTTCTAGCTTCTGTCTGTTCTCTTATCACACTTGTGTAGTATTTCCTCTGCAGAGACTTGTGAGGGTTAGTGAGGTTCTGACCATGCAAGCAAGCTCTTTGTAAAAGTTGGCATTGACAGAACCTTCTTCCTTGGGATGGATTTCTTTTTGTGATGGTGAAAAGGCAGAAAAGCAATCCAGTTTCTAAGTcaaaaatcaactcaaagaaGGGTCTAAGTAAAGAACACATATCCCATGACCTCTGTCCCGAGGTGCCCTTCATGAAGACCGCTTGATAGGAAGGAAGATGAGTGTCACAAGTGTCACACTGTAAACTCTTCATTTatccgcacacacacacacaggcagagaagAGATGGAACATGCCTCCATCACCTAGACACTGTCCCAGTAAATACATTCAAGCCAGTCTCTGACTTACAGTGTGAAACTGTTCCATGATGCCATCATTCTTTGTGTTCCACCCAGATTCCTCCCCAATGTTTCAGGCTTCTAAAATCAGGCATAGTTATTCCAGAGGTTAATTTACTTGCATTGTTATGTGTCTAAtgcaaatattctttttattattgtggTTTTCATAACTAAGGAAGACTCCTTGGGCCCAGCTCCATAAGGAACTGAGAAAGCCTGGGATTGAGGAGAGCTGACTATCTGTGGCTCGTCCAGCTGTCTCTTGCTCATCTGACTTTTATGGTTACAGGACAATGGATGTGTTTCCAATAAGACGGAGGGCCTCACATCACTGCCAGTtactcttctccatttctctatatttcttttctccttatttaACAAGTTCATCTCTTTGTATTGTAATGAAAGCAGCCTTGAGCTGGCCTCCACACAGGCTTGGTACTCCTTACTACTGTGATTAGTGGAGGGAGTAgatgccctgacttcctccaacTCCCACATTTCCCACACTGTTTCTCAACATGTGGCTGAGGTTTGCCCAGCTCACTTCATGCCTGTACTATACATGCACACCATGGTTCACGCATTTCTTAAtcatctggtttttgttttggtttggttttctggtaTGCTTATCTGTCTTCACTTACTACCCCATAAACTAAGACTCTTAGTTTGACAGCCTTTTCCTTTATGCCTCTAAAACTGCAGTACCTTCTTAATTCTTAGGAAATAGGGGGTGGTCTTTAAAGTTTTATCATCTACTTAATTTGGTAATTTCCCTCAATATTTTGCTATTACTACATGACCACCTCTGTGTAGAATTTCAACAATATGTTCattcttgcctctgtcttccatgaCTCTGACTTTCTCCTAGATACACAAGcaagaatcaaaataaaaagtctaTGAAAATGCCACAATGAAACCAATTACTTTATATGttagtttttaaaactaatatattaaagaaaaaagaatgaacagaGAGTTTTGAATTAGGGAACAGAAGAAATCAGCTGTCAAAAAGCATCTTTAAAACCTGGAAGATTTCCTTTTAAAGTACTTACAGTCAGAGCAGATTTGGCCATGAAGCAGCTCTTCTCGGATGGCTCATGATGAAAGAAATGATAATAATGTGGAGTTGTGGCTAGTTGTTGTGTGATAGTCAGCTTACATTGCTGTGAGGCAGGGTCTAAAGCAGCCAAACTCACAGAGAGGATAATGATGCCTATAAGAGCAGAGAGGACACACAGGATGCTCAGGGATAGGCTGCTCTGGACCTGGAATGACAACACACATCTTATTCACTACATTATAGTAGGCCCAGAGGCCTAC includes:
- the LOC116103594 gene encoding membrane-spanning 4-domains subfamily A member 6D-like isoform X1 codes for the protein MIPQVVTNETVTVISPNGISFPQTDKPQSSHQRQDSLKKYLKAEIKVMAAIQIMCAVMVLGLGIILASVPSNLHFTSVFSVLLKSGYPFVGALFFVISGILSIITEKKMTKPLVQSSLSLSILCVLSALIGIIILSVSLAALDPASQQCKLTITQQLATTPHYYHFFHHEPSEKSCFMAKSALTGVFSLMLISSVLELGLAILTALLWWKQICSAFSGNVIFLSQDSKNKSSLSSESLCNPAYEKILTS
- the LOC116103594 gene encoding membrane-spanning 4-domains subfamily A member 6D-like isoform X2, which translates into the protein MIPQVVTNETVTVISPNGISFPQTDKPQSSHQRQDSLKKYLKAEIKVMAFVISGILSIITEKKMTKPLVQSSLSLSILCVLSALIGIIILSVSLAALDPASQQCKLTITQQLATTPHYYHFFHHEPSEKSCFMAKSALTGVFSLMLISSVLELGLAILTALLWWKQICSAFSGNVIFLSQDSKNKSSLSSESLCNPAYEKILTS